A window of Argopecten irradians isolate NY chromosome 14, Ai_NY, whole genome shotgun sequence contains these coding sequences:
- the LOC138307990 gene encoding E3 ubiquitin-protein ligase TRIM33-like — MAESRAFSSGDDSSLGRLLQCPICLGQFRQPKSLPCLHSFCEECLGTYITQHLSGDTAAGKTFPCPVCRRETASHNPDVGKEMWAQQFPTNNHVKKLIDLQSTTGTRNPLCGPCQTTKNVQKKADVWCSATNTFFCDDCKSSFHDVIHKECHIIAVSEDSVTLAQKQPSHMVCDIHKERMDCFCEDHKFIGCNKCIITEHRQCDSVTTTKEYFNKQKNNSNIQSMDKSLVEAANSMDLMVKSFIDKEQDMQRCKQVELDSLIKLRDRLNAYLDKRQMELTQELNSSYKTESEKVDLSKQRCNRLRTAMLGTKEALQMAVKREDDVDTIRLLHRGQTETGACRELLEDYSRSLTSVHIKHDIDSDLHTLNEKSHLSLGKIVIERKPQTLPSGITFVKTLLNSHAKSLNTIKLPMQRLVLISDLQKQLWKPKVRDSLASVRRVRRRERKEMRIRRYETTHDKTDTKIVADKRNPGVQVVLLSTGLIVVFSDQSYIWLISEDGQELDKFQTQWNPQALCVLDADTIAVTSGYQSLQIVGVQANKLRQLHLIQTSIRCYGITNVNQQFMVSTPEDIYMMGRDGQALKVHSLGKPCHRLVYDPLYEQAFAILSNKQNDEYDDDSDDDMEMVAYGSSNVSAISTEVVSLMEQPVNIQCNPISPKRSPARGTTLVQKAILNEGVVKNATGVTVDREGNVYICDQVSNNVVQLSADGSKVRKLLTSEDGINSPTAISMYGDKLVVTSLSPQQEKVIHVFRLN, encoded by the coding sequence ATGGCAGAGTCCCGAGCTTTCTCGTCTGGAGATGATTCTTCGCTTGGTCGTCTACTACAATGTCCGATATGTTTAGGACAGTTCCGACAACCCAAGTCTCTTCCCTGTTTACATTCCTTCTGTGAGGAATGTCTCGGTACCTACATCACACAGCACCTATCCGGAGATACGGCGGCTGGGAAGACATTCCCTTGTCCGGTATGTAGGAGGGAAACAGCGTCTCATAATCCGGATGTGGGAAAAGAGATGTGGGCCCAGCAGTTCCCAACCAACAACCACGTGAAGAAATTAATCGATCTCCAGTCCACCACAGGGACTCGGAATCCTTTATGCGGGCCATGTCAGACTACCAAGAATGTTCAGAAGAAAGCAGATGTATGGTGTAGCGCTACCAACACGTTCTTTTGTGATGACTGTAAATCAAGCTTCCATGACGTCATCCACAAAGAATGTCACATCATAGCTGTTAGTGAAGACAGCGTGACCTTGGCCCAGAAACAACCTTCACACATGGTGTGTGACATACACAAGGAGAGGATGGACTGTTTCTGTGAGGATCACAAGTTTATAGGGTGTAACAAGTGTATTATCACAGAACATCGACAATGTGACTCGGTAACAACTACAAAGGAGTATTTCAATAAACAGAAAAACAACTCCAACATACAAAGTATGGACAAGTCACTTGTGGAGGCAGCCAATAGTATGGATCTGATGGTTAAATCTTTCATTGACAAAGAACAAGACATGCAGAGATGTAAACAAGTCGAATTGGACAGTCTTATCAAATTACGAGACAGACTAAACGCGTATCTCGATAAAAGACAAATGGAATTAACACAAGAACTGAATTCATCCTACAAAACAGAATCAGAAAAGGTTGACTTGTCGAAACAGAGATGTAATCGGCTGAGGACGGCAATGTTGGGTACAAAGGAAGCCTTACAAATGGCGGTCAAGCGCGAGGATGATGTAGATACCATCAGACTACTCCACAGAGGTCAGACAGAGACGGGCGCCTGTAGAGAACTACTGGAAGATTACTCAAGATCTCTCACGTCTGTACATATCAAACACGATATCGACAGTGACCTCCATACTCTCAATGAAAAATCACATTTATCCTTGGGTAAAATTGTCATAGAAAGGAAACCACAAACCTTACCTAGCGGTATAACTTTCGTGAAGACATTACTGAACAGCCATGCAAAGAGTCTTAACACGATCAAATTGCCCATGCAAAGACTTGTTTTGATAAGCGATTTGCAGAAACAGTTATGGAAGCCTAAAGTGAGGGACAGTTTGGCAAGCGTACGGAGAGTACGGAGAAGAGAGAGGAAAGAAATGAGAATACGACGGTATGAAACAACACACGACAAAACAGACACGAAGATTGTGGCTGATAAACGTAATCCTGGTGTTCAAGTTGTTTTACTGTCCACTGGGCTGATAGTAGTCTTTTCTGACCAGTCATACATCTGGCTAATATCTGAAGATGGACAGGAGTTGGATAAGTTCCAGACACAATGGAATCCACAAGCCTTATGTGTTTTGGATGCGGACACTATAGCTGTCACGTCAGGTTACCAAAGCTTACAAATCGTCGGGGTGCAGGCCAACAAACTCAGACAGTTGCACTTGATACAGACTTCAATACGTTGCTATGGTATTACCAATGTAAACCAACAGTTCATGGTTTCCACTCCAGaggatatatatatgatggGCAGAGACGGTCAGGCTCTCAAAGTACACTCGTTAGGGAAACCTTGCCACAGATTAGTGTATGATCCACTGTATGAACAGGCGTTCGCCATTTTGTCAAATAAACAGAATGATGAGTATGATGATGACAGCGATGATGATATGGAAATGGTTGCATACGGCTCGTCCAATGTCTCTGCGATTTCTACAGAAGTGGTCAGTTTGATGGAACAACCCGTTAACATTCAGTGTAATCCGATTTCCCCAAAAAGATCACCAGCCAGAGGAACGACACTGGTACAAAAGGCCATTCTGAACGAAGGAGTTGTCAAAAATGCGACGGGAGTGACTGTCGATCGCGAGGGGAACGTATATATATGTGATCAAGTGTCCAACAACGTGGTCCAGTTATCGGCAGATGGGTCAAAGGTCAGAAAACTTCTGACGTCAGAGGATGGTATAAACAGCCCAACTGCCATATCAATGTATGGGGACAAACTCGTGGTGACTAGCTTGTCACCACAGCAAGAAAAAGTAATTCACGTGTTTCGGCTCAATTAA
- the LOC138307989 gene encoding E3 ubiquitin-protein ligase TRIM33-like, whose translation MAESRAFSSGDDSSLGRLLQCPICLGQFRQPKSLPCLHSFCEECLGTYITQHLSGDTAAGKTFPCPVCRRETASHNPDVGKEMWAQQFPTNNHVKKLIDLQSTTGTRNPLCGPCQTTKNVQKKADVWCSATNTFFCDDCKSNFHDVIHKVCEIVAVSEDSVTLAQKQPSHMVCDTHKERMDCFCEDHKFIGCNKCIITEHRRCDSVTTTKEYFNKQKNNSNIQSMDKSLVEAANSMDLMVKSFIDKEQDMQRCKQVELDSLIILRDRLNAYLDKRQMELTQELNSSYKTESEKVDLSKQRCNRLRTAMLGTKEALQMAVKLEDDVDTIRLLLRCQTETGACRELLEDYSRSLTSVHIKHDIGSDLHTLNENSHLSLGKTVIERKPQTLPSGIHFVKTLLNSHAKSINTIKLSMKRLVLTRPLQKREPIMKCREKRKLKRELKKRGRCAELRIRQYETTYDKTDTDSVADKCYHGVQVALLSTGLIVVFSDQSYIWLISEDGQELDKFQTQWIPQALCVLDADTIAVTSGYQSLQIVGVQANKLRQLHLIQTSIRCYGITNVNEQFMVSTPEDIYMMGRDGQALKVHSLGKPCHRLVYDPLYEQAFAILSNQQNDEYDDDSDDDMEMVAYGSSNVSAISTEVVSLMEQPVHIQCNQISPKRSPARGTKLIQKAILNEGVVKNATGVTVDREGNVYICDQVSNNVVQLSADGSKVRKLLTSEDGINSPTAISMYGDKLVVTSLSPQQQEVIHVFRLN comes from the coding sequence ATGGCAGAGTCCCGAGCTTTCTCGTCTGGAGATGATTCTTCGCTTGGTCGTCTACTACAATGTCCGATATGTTTAGGACAGTTCCGACAACCCAAGTCTCTTCCCTGTTTACATTCCTTCTGTGAGGAATGTCTCGGTACCTACATCACACAGCACCTATCCGGAGATACGGCGGCTGGGAAGACATTCCCTTGTCCGGTATGTAGGAGGGAAACAGCGTCTCATAATCCGGATGTGGGAAAAGAGATGTGGGCCCAGCAGTTCCCAACCAACAACCACGTGAAGAAATTAATCGATCTCCAGTCCACCACAGGGACTAGGAATCCTTTATGCGGGCCATGTCAAACAACCAAGAATGTTCAGAAGAAAGCAGATGTATGGTGTAGCGCTACCAACACGTTCTTTTGTGATGACTGTAAATCAAATTTTCATGACGTCATCCACAAAGTCTGTGAAATCGTAGCTGTTAGCGAGGACAGCGTGACCTTGGCCCAGAAACAACCTTCACACATGGTGTGTGACACACACAAGGAGAGGATGGACTGTTTCTGTGAGGACCACAAGTTTATAGGGTGTAACAAGTGTATCATCACAGAACATCGACGATGTGACTCGGTAACAACTACAAAGGAGTATTTCAATAAACAGAAAAACAACTCCAACATACAAAGTATGGACAAGTCACTTGTGGAGGCAGCCAATAGTATGGATCTGATGGTTAAATCTTTCATTGACAAAGAACAAGACATGCAGAGATGTAAACAAGTCGAATTGGACAGTCTTATCATATTACGAGACAGACTAAACGCGTATCTCGATAAAAGACAAATGGAATTAACACAAGAACTGAATTCATCCTACAAAACAGAATCAGAAAAGGTTGACTTGTCGAAACAGAGATGTAATCGGCTGAGGACGGCAATGTTGGGTACAAAAGAGGCCTTACAAATGGCGGTCAAGCTTGAGGATGACGTGGATACCATTAGACTACTTCTCAGATGTCAGACAGAGACGGGCGCCTGTAGAGAACTACTGGAAGATTACTCAAGATCTCTCACGTCTGTACATATCAAACACGATATAGGCAGTGACCTCCATACTCTCaatgaaaattcacatttatcCTTGGGTAAAACTGTTATAGAAAGGAAACCACAAACCTTACCTAGCGGTATACACTTCGTGAAAACATTACTGAACAGCCATGCAAAGAGTATTAACACGATCAAATTGTCGATGAAAAGACTAGTATTGACAAGGCCTCTGCAGAAGCGTGAACCGATAATGAAGTGCAGGGAAAAGAGAAAACTGAAAAGAGAACTGAAAAAACGGGGGAGATGTGCGGAATTGAGAATAAGACAGTATGAAACAACATACGACAAAACAGACACGGACAGTGTGGCTGATAAATGTTATCATGGTGTTCAAGTTGCTTTACTGTCCACTGGGCTGATAGTAGTCTTTTCTGACCAGTCATACATCTGGCTAATATCTGAAGATGGACAGGAGTTGGATAAGTTCCAGACACAATGGATTCCACAAGCCTTATGTGTTTTGGATGCAGACACTATAGCTGTCACGTCAGGTTACCAAAGCTTACAAATCGTCGGGGTGCAGGCCAACAAACTCAGACAGTTGCACTTGATACAGACTTCAATACGTTGCTATGGTATTACCAATGTAAACGAACAGTTCATGGTTTCCACTCCAGaggatatatatatgatggGCAGAGACGGCCAGGCTCTCAAAGTACACTCGTTAGGGAAACCTTGCCACAGATTAGTGTATGATCCACTGTATGAACAGGCGTTCGCCATTTTGTCAAATCAACAGAATGATGAGTATGATGATGACAGCGATGATGATATGGAAATGGTTGCATACGGCTCGTCCAATGTCTCTGCGATTTCTACAGAAGTGGTCAGTTTGATGGAACAACCCGTTCACATTCAGTGTAATCAGATTTCCCCAAAAAGATCACCAGCCAGAGGAACGAAACTGATACAAAAGGCCATTCTGAACGAAGGAGTTGTCAAAAATGCGACGGGAGTGACTGTCGATCGCGAGGGGAACGTATATATATGTGATCAAGTGTCCAACAACGTGGTCCAGTTATCGGCAGATGGGTCAAAGGTCAGAAAACTTCTGACGTCAGAGGATGGTATAAACAGCCCAACTGCCATATCAATGTATGGAGACAAACTCGTGGTGACTAGCTTATCACCACAGCAACAAGAAGTAATTCACGTGTTTCGGCTCAATTAA